A stretch of the Macaca mulatta isolate MMU2019108-1 chromosome 14, T2T-MMU8v2.0, whole genome shotgun sequence genome encodes the following:
- the ACP2 gene encoding lysosomal acid phosphatase isoform X1: protein MAGKRSGWSRAALLQLLLGANLMVMPPTQARSLRFVTLLYRHGDRSPVKTYPKDPYQEEEWPQGFGQLTKEGMLQHWELGQALRQRYHGFLNTSYHRQEVYVRSTDFDRTLMSAEANLAGLFPPNGMQRFNPNISWQPIPVHTVPITEDRLLKFPLGPCPRYEQLQNETRKTPEYQNESSRNAQFLDMVANETGLTDLTLETVWNVYDTLFCEQTHGLHLPPWASPQTMQRLSRLKDFSFRFLFGIYQQAEKARLQGGVLLAQIRKNLTLMATTSQLPKLLVYSAHDTTLVALQMALDVYNGEQAPYASCHIFELYQEDSGNFSVEMYFRNESDKAPWPLSLPGCPHRCPLQDFLHLTEPVVPKDWQQECQLASGPADTGELSPDSLLVMPQTNLHPWHMMDADMTFLLPPPCPEVIVALAVCGSILFLLIVLLLTVLFRMQAQPPGYRHVADGEDHA from the exons ATGGCGGGCAAGCGGTCCGGCTGGAGCCGTGCGGCTCTCCTCCAGCTCCTTCTCGGCGCGAACCTGATGGTGATGCCGCCCACCCAGGCCCGGAGTCTGCGCTTCGTTACCTTG CTGTACCGCCATGGAGACCGTTCACCAGTGAAGACATATCCCAAGGACCCCTACCAGGAAGAAGAATGGCCCCAGGGGTTTGGTCAATTAACCAAG GAGGGGATGCTACAGCACTGGGAGCTGGGCCAGGCCCTGCGGCAGCGCTATCATGGCTTCCTAAACACCTCTTATCACCGGCAAGAG GTTTATGTGCGAAGCACAGACTTTGACCGGACTCTCATGAGTGCTGAGGCCAACCTGGCTGGACTCTTCCCTCCCAACGGGATGCAGCGCTTCAACCCGAACATCTCGTGGCAGCCTATCCCTGTGCACACTGTGCCCATCACTGAGGACAGG CTGCTGAAGTTCCCGTTGGGCCCATGTCCCCGTTATGAGCAGCTGCAGAATGAGACCCGGAAGACACCAGAGTATCAGAACGAGAGTTCTCGGAATGCA CAATTTCTGGACATGGTGGCCAACGAGACAGGGCTTACAGACCTGACACTGGAGACTGTCTGGAATGTCTATGACACACTCTTCTGTGAG CAAACGCACGGGCTGCACCTGCCGCCCTGGGCCTCACCCCAAACCATGCAGCGTCTCAGCCGGCTAAAGGACTTCAGCTTCCGCTTCCTCTTCGGAATCTACCAGCAGGCGGAGAAGGCCCGGCTTCAGGGGG GAGTCCTGCTGGCTCAGATAAGGAAGAACCTGACCCTAATGGCGACCACCTCCCAGCTCCCCAAGCTGCTGGTTTACTCCGCG CACGACACTACCCTGGTTGCCCTGCAAATGGCACTGGACGTCTACAATGGCGAACAAGCCCCCTATGCCTCCTGCCACATATTTGAACTGTACCAGGAAGATTCTGG GAATTTCTCAGTGGAGATGTACTTTCGGAACGAGAGTGACAAGGCCCCCTGGCCGCTCAGCCTGCCTGGCTGCCCTCACCGCTGCCCACTGCAGGACTTCCTTCACCTCACGGAGCCCGTCGTGCCCAAGGACTGGCAGCAGGAGTGCCAGCTGGCAAGCGGTCCTGCAGACACAGGTGAGCTGTCACCAGACTCCTTGCTAGTCATGCCCCAGACCAACCTGCA TCCCTGGCATATGATGGACGCTGACATGACCTTTCTCTTGCCTCCCCCATGCCCAGAAGTGATCGTGGCCTTGGCTGTATGTGGctccatcctcttcctcctcatagTGCTGCTCCTCACCGTCCTCTTCCGGAtgcaggcccagcctcctggctACCGCCACGTCGCAGATGGGGAGGACCATGCCTGA
- the ACP2 gene encoding lysosomal acid phosphatase isoform X3, whose amino-acid sequence MAGKRSGWSRAALLQLLLGANLMVMPPTQARSLRFVTLLYRHGDRSPVKTYPKDPYQEEEWPQGFGQLTKEGMLQHWELGQALRQRYHGFLNTSYHRQEVYVRSTDFDRTLMSAEANLAGLFPPNGMQRFNPNISWQPIPVHTVPITEDRQTHGLHLPPWASPQTMQRLSRLKDFSFRFLFGIYQQAEKARLQGGVLLAQIRKNLTLMATTSQLPKLLVYSAHDTTLVALQMALDVYNGEQAPYASCHIFELYQEDSGNFSVEMYFRNESDKAPWPLSLPGCPHRCPLQDFLHLTEPVVPKDWQQECQLASGPADTEVIVALAVCGSILFLLIVLLLTVLFRMQAQPPGYRHVADGEDHA is encoded by the exons ATGGCGGGCAAGCGGTCCGGCTGGAGCCGTGCGGCTCTCCTCCAGCTCCTTCTCGGCGCGAACCTGATGGTGATGCCGCCCACCCAGGCCCGGAGTCTGCGCTTCGTTACCTTG CTGTACCGCCATGGAGACCGTTCACCAGTGAAGACATATCCCAAGGACCCCTACCAGGAAGAAGAATGGCCCCAGGGGTTTGGTCAATTAACCAAG GAGGGGATGCTACAGCACTGGGAGCTGGGCCAGGCCCTGCGGCAGCGCTATCATGGCTTCCTAAACACCTCTTATCACCGGCAAGAG GTTTATGTGCGAAGCACAGACTTTGACCGGACTCTCATGAGTGCTGAGGCCAACCTGGCTGGACTCTTCCCTCCCAACGGGATGCAGCGCTTCAACCCGAACATCTCGTGGCAGCCTATCCCTGTGCACACTGTGCCCATCACTGAGGACAGG CAAACGCACGGGCTGCACCTGCCGCCCTGGGCCTCACCCCAAACCATGCAGCGTCTCAGCCGGCTAAAGGACTTCAGCTTCCGCTTCCTCTTCGGAATCTACCAGCAGGCGGAGAAGGCCCGGCTTCAGGGGG GAGTCCTGCTGGCTCAGATAAGGAAGAACCTGACCCTAATGGCGACCACCTCCCAGCTCCCCAAGCTGCTGGTTTACTCCGCG CACGACACTACCCTGGTTGCCCTGCAAATGGCACTGGACGTCTACAATGGCGAACAAGCCCCCTATGCCTCCTGCCACATATTTGAACTGTACCAGGAAGATTCTGG GAATTTCTCAGTGGAGATGTACTTTCGGAACGAGAGTGACAAGGCCCCCTGGCCGCTCAGCCTGCCTGGCTGCCCTCACCGCTGCCCACTGCAGGACTTCCTTCACCTCACGGAGCCCGTCGTGCCCAAGGACTGGCAGCAGGAGTGCCAGCTGGCAAGCGGTCCTGCAGACACAG AAGTGATCGTGGCCTTGGCTGTATGTGGctccatcctcttcctcctcatagTGCTGCTCCTCACCGTCCTCTTCCGGAtgcaggcccagcctcctggctACCGCCACGTCGCAGATGGGGAGGACCATGCCTGA
- the ACP2 gene encoding lysosomal acid phosphatase isoform 1x precursor (isoform 1x precursor is encoded by transcript variant 1; The RefSeq protein has 2 substitutions compared to this genomic sequence), producing the protein MAGKRSGWSRAALLQLLLCANLMVMPPTQARSLRFVTLLYRHGDRSPVKTYPKDPYQEEEWPQGFGQLTKEGMLQHWELGQALRQRYHGFLNTSYHRQEVYVRSTDFDRTLMSAEANLAGLFPPNGMQRFNPNISWQPIPVHTVPITEDRLLKFPLGPCPRYEQLQNETRKTPEYQNESSRNAQFLDMVANETGLTDLTLETVWNVYDTLFCEQTHGLHLPPWASPQTMQRLSRLKDFSFRFLFGIYQQAEKARLQGGVLLAQIRKNLTLMATTSQLPKLLVYSAHDTTLVALQMALDVYNGEQAPYASCHIFELYQEDSGNFSVEMYFRNESDKAPWPLSLPGCPHRCPLQDFLHLTEPVVPKDWQQECQLASGPADTEVIVALAVCGSILFLLIVLLLTVLFRMQAQPPGYRHVADGEDHAXQPLSPLPSAS; encoded by the exons ATGGCGGGCAAGCGGTCCGGCTGGAGCCGTGCGGCTCTCCTCCAGCTCCTTCTCGGCGCGAACCTGATGGTGATGCCGCCCACCCAGGCCCGGAGTCTGCGCTTCGTTACCTTG CTGTACCGCCATGGAGACCGTTCACCAGTGAAGACATATCCCAAGGACCCCTACCAGGAAGAAGAATGGCCCCAGGGGTTTGGTCAATTAACCAAG GAGGGGATGCTACAGCACTGGGAGCTGGGCCAGGCCCTGCGGCAGCGCTATCATGGCTTCCTAAACACCTCTTATCACCGGCAAGAG GTTTATGTGCGAAGCACAGACTTTGACCGGACTCTCATGAGTGCTGAGGCCAACCTGGCTGGACTCTTCCCTCCCAACGGGATGCAGCGCTTCAACCCGAACATCTCGTGGCAGCCTATCCCTGTGCACACTGTGCCCATCACTGAGGACAGG CTGCTGAAGTTCCCGTTGGGCCCATGTCCCCGTTATGAGCAGCTGCAGAATGAGACCCGGAAGACACCAGAGTATCAGAACGAGAGTTCTCGGAATGCA CAATTTCTGGACATGGTGGCCAACGAGACAGGGCTTACAGACCTGACACTGGAGACTGTCTGGAATGTCTATGACACACTCTTCTGTGAG CAAACGCACGGGCTGCACCTGCCGCCCTGGGCCTCACCCCAAACCATGCAGCGTCTCAGCCGGCTAAAGGACTTCAGCTTCCGCTTCCTCTTCGGAATCTACCAGCAGGCGGAGAAGGCCCGGCTTCAGGGGG GAGTCCTGCTGGCTCAGATAAGGAAGAACCTGACCCTAATGGCGACCACCTCCCAGCTCCCCAAGCTGCTGGTTTACTCCGCG CACGACACTACCCTGGTTGCCCTGCAAATGGCACTGGACGTCTACAATGGCGAACAAGCCCCCTATGCCTCCTGCCACATATTTGAACTGTACCAGGAAGATTCTGG GAATTTCTCAGTGGAGATGTACTTTCGGAACGAGAGTGACAAGGCCCCCTGGCCGCTCAGCCTGCCTGGCTGCCCTCACCGCTGCCCACTGCAGGACTTCCTTCACCTCACGGAGCCCGTCGTGCCCAAGGACTGGCAGCAGGAGTGCCAGCTGGCAAGCGGTCCTGCAGACACAG AAGTGATCGTGGCCTTGGCTGTATGTGGctccatcctcttcctcctcatagTGCTGCTCCTCACCGTCCTCTTCCGGAtgcaggcccagcctcctggctACCGCCACGTCGCAGATGGGGAGGACCATGCCTGACAACCACTCAGCCCGCTTCCCTCCGCCTCCTAG
- the ACP2 gene encoding lysosomal acid phosphatase isoform X4 — translation MLQHWELGQALRQRYHGFLNTSYHRQEVYVRSTDFDRTLMSAEANLAGLFPPNGMQRFNPNISWQPIPVHTVPITEDRLLKFPLGPCPRYEQLQNETRKTPEYQNESSRNAQFLDMVANETGLTDLTLETVWNVYDTLFCEQTHGLHLPPWASPQTMQRLSRLKDFSFRFLFGIYQQAEKARLQGGVLLAQIRKNLTLMATTSQLPKLLVYSAHDTTLVALQMALDVYNGEQAPYASCHIFELYQEDSGNFSVEMYFRNESDKAPWPLSLPGCPHRCPLQDFLHLTEPVVPKDWQQECQLASGPADTEVIVALAVCGSILFLLIVLLLTVLFRMQAQPPGYRHVADGEDHA, via the exons ATGCTACAGCACTGGGAGCTGGGCCAGGCCCTGCGGCAGCGCTATCATGGCTTCCTAAACACCTCTTATCACCGGCAAGAG GTTTATGTGCGAAGCACAGACTTTGACCGGACTCTCATGAGTGCTGAGGCCAACCTGGCTGGACTCTTCCCTCCCAACGGGATGCAGCGCTTCAACCCGAACATCTCGTGGCAGCCTATCCCTGTGCACACTGTGCCCATCACTGAGGACAGG CTGCTGAAGTTCCCGTTGGGCCCATGTCCCCGTTATGAGCAGCTGCAGAATGAGACCCGGAAGACACCAGAGTATCAGAACGAGAGTTCTCGGAATGCA CAATTTCTGGACATGGTGGCCAACGAGACAGGGCTTACAGACCTGACACTGGAGACTGTCTGGAATGTCTATGACACACTCTTCTGTGAG CAAACGCACGGGCTGCACCTGCCGCCCTGGGCCTCACCCCAAACCATGCAGCGTCTCAGCCGGCTAAAGGACTTCAGCTTCCGCTTCCTCTTCGGAATCTACCAGCAGGCGGAGAAGGCCCGGCTTCAGGGGG GAGTCCTGCTGGCTCAGATAAGGAAGAACCTGACCCTAATGGCGACCACCTCCCAGCTCCCCAAGCTGCTGGTTTACTCCGCG CACGACACTACCCTGGTTGCCCTGCAAATGGCACTGGACGTCTACAATGGCGAACAAGCCCCCTATGCCTCCTGCCACATATTTGAACTGTACCAGGAAGATTCTGG GAATTTCTCAGTGGAGATGTACTTTCGGAACGAGAGTGACAAGGCCCCCTGGCCGCTCAGCCTGCCTGGCTGCCCTCACCGCTGCCCACTGCAGGACTTCCTTCACCTCACGGAGCCCGTCGTGCCCAAGGACTGGCAGCAGGAGTGCCAGCTGGCAAGCGGTCCTGCAGACACAG AAGTGATCGTGGCCTTGGCTGTATGTGGctccatcctcttcctcctcatagTGCTGCTCCTCACCGTCCTCTTCCGGAtgcaggcccagcctcctggctACCGCCACGTCGCAGATGGGGAGGACCATGCCTGA
- the ACP2 gene encoding lysosomal acid phosphatase isoform X2: MAGKRSGWSRAALLQLLLGANLMVMPPTQARSLRFVTLEGMLQHWELGQALRQRYHGFLNTSYHRQEVYVRSTDFDRTLMSAEANLAGLFPPNGMQRFNPNISWQPIPVHTVPITEDRLLKFPLGPCPRYEQLQNETRKTPEYQNESSRNAQFLDMVANETGLTDLTLETVWNVYDTLFCEQTHGLHLPPWASPQTMQRLSRLKDFSFRFLFGIYQQAEKARLQGGVLLAQIRKNLTLMATTSQLPKLLVYSAHDTTLVALQMALDVYNGEQAPYASCHIFELYQEDSGNFSVEMYFRNESDKAPWPLSLPGCPHRCPLQDFLHLTEPVVPKDWQQECQLASGPADTEVIVALAVCGSILFLLIVLLLTVLFRMQAQPPGYRHVADGEDHA; encoded by the exons ATGGCGGGCAAGCGGTCCGGCTGGAGCCGTGCGGCTCTCCTCCAGCTCCTTCTCGGCGCGAACCTGATGGTGATGCCGCCCACCCAGGCCCGGAGTCTGCGCTTCGTTACCTTG GAGGGGATGCTACAGCACTGGGAGCTGGGCCAGGCCCTGCGGCAGCGCTATCATGGCTTCCTAAACACCTCTTATCACCGGCAAGAG GTTTATGTGCGAAGCACAGACTTTGACCGGACTCTCATGAGTGCTGAGGCCAACCTGGCTGGACTCTTCCCTCCCAACGGGATGCAGCGCTTCAACCCGAACATCTCGTGGCAGCCTATCCCTGTGCACACTGTGCCCATCACTGAGGACAGG CTGCTGAAGTTCCCGTTGGGCCCATGTCCCCGTTATGAGCAGCTGCAGAATGAGACCCGGAAGACACCAGAGTATCAGAACGAGAGTTCTCGGAATGCA CAATTTCTGGACATGGTGGCCAACGAGACAGGGCTTACAGACCTGACACTGGAGACTGTCTGGAATGTCTATGACACACTCTTCTGTGAG CAAACGCACGGGCTGCACCTGCCGCCCTGGGCCTCACCCCAAACCATGCAGCGTCTCAGCCGGCTAAAGGACTTCAGCTTCCGCTTCCTCTTCGGAATCTACCAGCAGGCGGAGAAGGCCCGGCTTCAGGGGG GAGTCCTGCTGGCTCAGATAAGGAAGAACCTGACCCTAATGGCGACCACCTCCCAGCTCCCCAAGCTGCTGGTTTACTCCGCG CACGACACTACCCTGGTTGCCCTGCAAATGGCACTGGACGTCTACAATGGCGAACAAGCCCCCTATGCCTCCTGCCACATATTTGAACTGTACCAGGAAGATTCTGG GAATTTCTCAGTGGAGATGTACTTTCGGAACGAGAGTGACAAGGCCCCCTGGCCGCTCAGCCTGCCTGGCTGCCCTCACCGCTGCCCACTGCAGGACTTCCTTCACCTCACGGAGCCCGTCGTGCCCAAGGACTGGCAGCAGGAGTGCCAGCTGGCAAGCGGTCCTGCAGACACAG AAGTGATCGTGGCCTTGGCTGTATGTGGctccatcctcttcctcctcatagTGCTGCTCCTCACCGTCCTCTTCCGGAtgcaggcccagcctcctggctACCGCCACGTCGCAGATGGGGAGGACCATGCCTGA
- the ACP2 gene encoding lysosomal acid phosphatase isoform X5, whose protein sequence is MVANETGLTDLTLETVWNVYDTLFCEQTHGLHLPPWASPQTMQRLSRLKDFSFRFLFGIYQQAEKARLQGGVLLAQIRKNLTLMATTSQLPKLLVYSAHDTTLVALQMALDVYNGEQAPYASCHIFELYQEDSGNFSVEMYFRNESDKAPWPLSLPGCPHRCPLQDFLHLTEPVVPKDWQQECQLASGPADTEVIVALAVCGSILFLLIVLLLTVLFRMQAQPPGYRHVADGEDHA, encoded by the exons ATGGTGGCCAACGAGACAGGGCTTACAGACCTGACACTGGAGACTGTCTGGAATGTCTATGACACACTCTTCTGTGAG CAAACGCACGGGCTGCACCTGCCGCCCTGGGCCTCACCCCAAACCATGCAGCGTCTCAGCCGGCTAAAGGACTTCAGCTTCCGCTTCCTCTTCGGAATCTACCAGCAGGCGGAGAAGGCCCGGCTTCAGGGGG GAGTCCTGCTGGCTCAGATAAGGAAGAACCTGACCCTAATGGCGACCACCTCCCAGCTCCCCAAGCTGCTGGTTTACTCCGCG CACGACACTACCCTGGTTGCCCTGCAAATGGCACTGGACGTCTACAATGGCGAACAAGCCCCCTATGCCTCCTGCCACATATTTGAACTGTACCAGGAAGATTCTGG GAATTTCTCAGTGGAGATGTACTTTCGGAACGAGAGTGACAAGGCCCCCTGGCCGCTCAGCCTGCCTGGCTGCCCTCACCGCTGCCCACTGCAGGACTTCCTTCACCTCACGGAGCCCGTCGTGCCCAAGGACTGGCAGCAGGAGTGCCAGCTGGCAAGCGGTCCTGCAGACACAG AAGTGATCGTGGCCTTGGCTGTATGTGGctccatcctcttcctcctcatagTGCTGCTCCTCACCGTCCTCTTCCGGAtgcaggcccagcctcctggctACCGCCACGTCGCAGATGGGGAGGACCATGCCTGA
- the ACP2 gene encoding lysosomal acid phosphatase isoform 1 precursor (isoform 1 precursor is encoded by transcript variant 1; The RefSeq protein has 1 substitution compared to this genomic sequence) → MAGKRSGWSRAALLQLLLCANLMVMPPTQARSLRFVTLLYRHGDRSPVKTYPKDPYQEEEWPQGFGQLTKEGMLQHWELGQALRQRYHGFLNTSYHRQEVYVRSTDFDRTLMSAEANLAGLFPPNGMQRFNPNISWQPIPVHTVPITEDRLLKFPLGPCPRYEQLQNETRKTPEYQNESSRNAQFLDMVANETGLTDLTLETVWNVYDTLFCEQTHGLHLPPWASPQTMQRLSRLKDFSFRFLFGIYQQAEKARLQGGVLLAQIRKNLTLMATTSQLPKLLVYSAHDTTLVALQMALDVYNGEQAPYASCHIFELYQEDSGNFSVEMYFRNESDKAPWPLSLPGCPHRCPLQDFLHLTEPVVPKDWQQECQLASGPADTEVIVALAVCGSILFLLIVLLLTVLFRMQAQPPGYRHVADGEDHA, encoded by the exons ATGGCGGGCAAGCGGTCCGGCTGGAGCCGTGCGGCTCTCCTCCAGCTCCTTCTCGGCGCGAACCTGATGGTGATGCCGCCCACCCAGGCCCGGAGTCTGCGCTTCGTTACCTTG CTGTACCGCCATGGAGACCGTTCACCAGTGAAGACATATCCCAAGGACCCCTACCAGGAAGAAGAATGGCCCCAGGGGTTTGGTCAATTAACCAAG GAGGGGATGCTACAGCACTGGGAGCTGGGCCAGGCCCTGCGGCAGCGCTATCATGGCTTCCTAAACACCTCTTATCACCGGCAAGAG GTTTATGTGCGAAGCACAGACTTTGACCGGACTCTCATGAGTGCTGAGGCCAACCTGGCTGGACTCTTCCCTCCCAACGGGATGCAGCGCTTCAACCCGAACATCTCGTGGCAGCCTATCCCTGTGCACACTGTGCCCATCACTGAGGACAGG CTGCTGAAGTTCCCGTTGGGCCCATGTCCCCGTTATGAGCAGCTGCAGAATGAGACCCGGAAGACACCAGAGTATCAGAACGAGAGTTCTCGGAATGCA CAATTTCTGGACATGGTGGCCAACGAGACAGGGCTTACAGACCTGACACTGGAGACTGTCTGGAATGTCTATGACACACTCTTCTGTGAG CAAACGCACGGGCTGCACCTGCCGCCCTGGGCCTCACCCCAAACCATGCAGCGTCTCAGCCGGCTAAAGGACTTCAGCTTCCGCTTCCTCTTCGGAATCTACCAGCAGGCGGAGAAGGCCCGGCTTCAGGGGG GAGTCCTGCTGGCTCAGATAAGGAAGAACCTGACCCTAATGGCGACCACCTCCCAGCTCCCCAAGCTGCTGGTTTACTCCGCG CACGACACTACCCTGGTTGCCCTGCAAATGGCACTGGACGTCTACAATGGCGAACAAGCCCCCTATGCCTCCTGCCACATATTTGAACTGTACCAGGAAGATTCTGG GAATTTCTCAGTGGAGATGTACTTTCGGAACGAGAGTGACAAGGCCCCCTGGCCGCTCAGCCTGCCTGGCTGCCCTCACCGCTGCCCACTGCAGGACTTCCTTCACCTCACGGAGCCCGTCGTGCCCAAGGACTGGCAGCAGGAGTGCCAGCTGGCAAGCGGTCCTGCAGACACAG AAGTGATCGTGGCCTTGGCTGTATGTGGctccatcctcttcctcctcatagTGCTGCTCCTCACCGTCCTCTTCCGGAtgcaggcccagcctcctggctACCGCCACGTCGCAGATGGGGAGGACCATGCCTGA